The stretch of DNA ATGAGTTGTCCCTCGGTGGTAGAGGGCTTGGGCTTGGTGTCAGCCGGAGTGGGCGCGGTGTTGCAGTTCGCCATTCCCGCGCGATCGAGCAGCTCCTCAGCGTACTGCTCCTGAGACAGGAAGAAGCCGGCGTGGTTCCGGCGCACGTTAATGCCGAGGAAGTgcctcaccggacccatgtccTTGACTTTGAACGCGTCACGGAGGCGCGCGATGACGTGCTGGAGGAGGCTTGCCGAAGACGCGGAGAGAATCATGTCGTCCACGTACAGCAGAAGGTAGGCAGTGGCCCCGTTCTGCCGTAGCACGAACAGCGACGAATCCGCCTTGGACTGGATGAAGCCGAGCGAGGTCACATGACCGACGAAGCGCTCGAACCACGCCCGGGGAGCCTGCCGCAGGCCATAGAGTGACCGCGACAGCAGGCAGACGGCGTCCGGGTGGTGCGAGTCGATGAAGCTGGTGGGTTGCTGACTGTACACATGTTCCTGTAAATTGCCATGTAAGAACGCATTGGAAACATCCAATTTGTGAGCAGGCCAGCCATAGGTCGCTACGAGCGTCAAGACGGTGCGGATCGTCGCCGGCTTGATGACCGGCGAGAAGGTCTCGCCGAAGTCCGCGCCTGGCCGCTGATTGAACCCACGGACGACCCACCGCCTTGTAGCGCTCCAGTTCGCCATCTGGGTTCAGCTTGTGCTTGAAGACCCATTTGCCGGTGATGATACGGGCGCCCGGTGGCCGAGGAACGAGAGTCCACGTTCGGTTGGCCTGGAGGGCGTCGAACTCCAGCTTCATCGCGGCATACCAGTTGGGGTCTTTGACTGTAGATCGGACGCTCTTCGGTATTGGCGAGATGGGCTCCTGTGAGGCTGCCATAGCATATTTTGGGTTAGGCTTGTGGATGCCTGCTCGGCCCCTGGTGACCATGGGGTGACGCGGAGCAGCCATGGTGTGCACCGGGGCAGGTGCAGGAGGTGCAGGCGTCGGGGAGGGGGCGCCCGGTGGCGTCGTGGCCGTAGTCGCTGAGGGCGAGCTGGAGTGGGCACTCGGTGTTGCAGCTGGGGATAAAGACGAGGCAGACGCGGCCGGCTGCGGCCCCCTGCGCCTGGTGGCAGGTTGACGTGGTGGCGAAGGCGGCGGCGAGAGCTCGGTCGGAACCGCGCCAGGAGTGTCCTATGGCGGGTCAGACATGTCGATGGATGGTGGTGCTGATGCAGTCAGTGGCGCGTCGCGGAATGGGAAGACCGACTCTTCGAAGACCACGTGCCATGACGTGATCACGCGGCCAGTCGCGACGTTGTAGCACCGATAGCCACGATGGTCCGCCGGATAGCCGATGAAGACGCACGGCGTGGATCGGGCGGCGAGCTTGTGACCTGATGTGGTGATCCGGTTGGGGAAGCACCGACAGCCGAAGACGCGGAGCTCGGTGTAGGTGGGCGGCACGCCGAAGAGCATCGCATACGGCGCGGCAGGGACGCCGGTTGATGAGGTACGTCGCTGTGGCGAGCGCCTCCGCCCAGAACGCCAGTGGAGCTGCACTACGTATCAACAATGTACGCAAGCAGTCGTTAATGGTTCGAAGAACGCGTTCGGCCTTTCCATTTTGTTGCGAGGTATAGGGACACGAGAGCCGGAGCTGCGTGccaagagaagagagaaggagACGCATGGCGGTGGAGTCGTATTCACGGCCATTGTCGGTCTAAAAAGCGAGAATAGGAAGGCGAAACTGTGTATGGACATAAGCAATGAACGCACGGACAGTGGGGAGCACATCTGATTTGTTGCGTAGAGGGATTGTCCACAGATAGTGAGTAAAGTCATCAAGAAAAACAACATAATACTTATAGCCTGAATGACTGTAAACCGGACATGTCCAAACATCTTAATGAAGAAGTTGGAAAGGGAAAAATGTGCGAGATGCAGAATCACTAAATGGAAGACGAGTATGCCTTCCCAATCGGCAAGAAGCACAAGAGTGGGGAGCAGTCTTATTACAGTGGAACTGAAAATGATGAAGAACTTGAGCTGTCACTTGATGGCCGGGATGCCCCAATCGCTGGTGCCAGAGGGACGTCGGCGAGCAAGCAGTGAGTGCCTGATGCTGTGGTAGTCGATGGGGGTAGAGGTCGCCGCTGCTCTCACATCGGAGCATCTCCTTCCTGGTAGGAAGGTCCATTATAGAGAAACCAGAAGGATCAAACTCTATGGAAACATTATTGTCACGAGTTAAGCGGCGAACAGAGATTAAATTCTTGATTAAGGAGGGCGAAACAAGAACATCATTGAGTTGTAGAGAGGAGGTGGCAGTAGGAATGAATGTATGTGCTTGATGAGTGACTGGCAGCTTAGCACCATTACCTACTGTGATCGAAGAAAAGGATGGTCGGAGAGAGGAGGATGGAACGTTACCAGAGGAGGAGGACATGTGCGAGGTTGCCCCGGTATCGAAATACCAGTCCGATGCAGACGGTGACTGGGTCGGAATGCCGGCGGACTGAACAGCAGCATGGAGGGCAGCGGTGTTGAAGACATCATTGGGGCCGCTCGGCTGGTGCAGGTTCGTGGCCGTCATGGCCTGCTGGGGCTGAAAGGGTGGACGGGTTCCCAGGACGTCGGCGCCTGGTGCACGGAATGGCATGGGCTAGGCCTGCACCATCCCCTGCCAAGGGTTGTAGCCGGAGGCCCAAGGCCCATTCGGGCCACTAGAGTTGCCCTGGCGCGaggagccgccgccgtcgccagcgCCACtgccgcgcccgcgccgccgaTCAGATCGGTTGTTGCGGTTGTTGTTGGTGGAGCGTGTGGTAGTGCGTGACGCGGGGGAGCTGGATGATCCGTCGTTGGAGGCGTTGGCGTTGGCGTTGGTGTTGGAGCTGCCGCCGGAGCGGTCGCCATGGGACACAGTAAGCGCCTGGCCAGCCTCAGCGGTGGCATCGTGATCCGCGCCGAGCTCCTCCAGAATGAGGAAGGACCGCGCACTCATGAAGGTGTGAGGCGGGGACTTGGAGATGATGACAGGCTTGACGTAGCGGGACTTGGGGTTGAGGCCACGAAGGAGGTTGAGCACTTGGCTCGGCTCGGAGACGGGGTGGCCGATGTCGCGCAGTTGATCGGCGAGCTGTTTCAGCTTGGTGAAGTAGGCGTTGATGGTCatgtcgccttgctgcaaggtgcGCAGCTCGGCCTCCAGGTAGACGGCGCGCTGCAGCTCGTTGTCCTGGAAGACACCGACGACGGTTTCCCAGAGGGTGAACACGTCGTGGCGACTGCGGTTGACGATGTCGAAGACGCCCTTGGAGACCGTGGCGAGGATCCAGTTGACGACGCAGGCGTCGACCATACGCCACTCGCCGGTGCGGTCCTCGTCGGCGGTGATGTAGCGGACATGGCTTTGAAGACCGAATTTGCAGAGCGTGGAGTCGAAGAAGAGGAGCCACTGGCCGAAGTTTCCTTCGTCCATGTCGAGGATGACAGGCACATGATGACGGATGGAGATCCCCTGGATGCGATCGGCGTTGGCAGGGGCGACCTCATAGCCATCGTCGGAGGAGTCAGAGTGGACGGACATGATGAAGGATGCGGAAGCAGTGCCGAAGCGGTGGTTgaaggaagaaaaagaagaagaacggTGACCGGCGAGCATGCAGTGAAAGAGCGCGCTCTGCGGGCTCGGCGAGTGCGCGTCGTGCGCAGGCAGTTGGAGACGCTGTGGACTCGGGCGTCTAGCCGTTGGCGAGCTGCATCTCTTGACAGAATGACATAAATGAAGGTAATGGTGTATATGAAATGAAGATGAATCAAGATTATATGGTGGATGAAAAATATGAAGtttggtggtatttatggtgagatatgaaaataaataatgaaGGAATAAAGTAAAACAAGGTAATGTAATTATTGATAAGGCAAAAATAAAGCATAATTCAAGTAATAATGAAAAACAATGAacaagaaggtaatatgagtagaatGATAATGAAAAACAAGGTATAAAAGTGATGGTCAAATAGTAAGTAATAAAACTTGAAAACAAGATatgaaaataaataatgaaGGAATAAAGTAAAACAAGGTAATGTAATTATTGATAAGGCAAAAATAAAGCATAATTCAAGGAATAATGAAAAACAATGAacaagaaggtaatatgagtagaatGATAATGAAAAACAAGGTATAAAAGTGATGGTCAAATAGTAAGTAATAAAACTTGAAAACAAGAATATAAATGCAATGTAAGAAGCAGGAAGTAATAATTGATGACAAGGTAATAAATGCAAGGATTAAGTGAATAAAGCTGAACTGTTAGTAAATGTAAATAGATAAAGTCTAATGAGAGACAGGTTAGTAGGGTAGTTAATAGATCCAGTGGTGTATTTCACCCAAAAGGGACATACTAAACAGCTGTTTCTAACTAGGTTGCGTGATCCTACGGTCAACatggctttgataccacttctgtcacacccagatgtaaaagagcattcgggtagcaaatcacatgtgcgccaggatctcaaattcacacacatgtatcgacatcatcaatggtacaaaacacagtgttcaaacgaattacattaATGAGTATAAAGTatcattattacaagccaatgGATCAAAGTACGAACGGGAAGCATAAACTAAATTGTTCCATAAATAAAAGGTGAAGCTAAAGacgccacaggaaggtcgacgacAAAATCACACAAGCCTAACAACCAGgcgactcagggtagtcctcggGGAAGTCACAATTGTACTCTGgttcgtccgagcaacctttaatgattatagcaagggtgagttcatgtcgaactcagcaagcacagatggaaagtaatgacatgcaaggcttaaaacaagataaagctgacttggtttgactgtggtagcattttagttgatcacttttaattataacTCTATTATTAGAATAACCTATCACTAAatgtgagtagcataaacccaacccttaattagtgtaagtagtaataaGCATTgtttaaaagactatcctaataattattgTAGTCCAGGGATCAACCCCAATAagtacacaggatagcaatcctgtcAAACACGGAATaaccattccgccaaagcacgaggtagcaacttCAACAAGTTCTATCTCCAAGTAACatatgaatccaatttgctcatcatgtgagagtctgggcccctcgtgaccgtgagcacgactgatatatcagttttacactctgcagaggtgtgcacgttcactccaagtcgtgattcccatttgcctggggtcatgactccccaaaacactaccaaggtgagcaggcagggtctcactacgagacatttcacagggtccaactaataggatgccagtAGCAAGTTTTGGCCGAGGTGCTCGGCAGTcaatacccatagccatggtgtACCGAGCAACCGACGTCTTAATATCCATTACCCAatttacttcctcacgcctacccagaaagtaacaccctactagtggaggtcctgctaattagtcaagccagagccatatagcttggagttgCACTGTATGTCCTAGAGGGCCGCTCCATGACTAAATCCTTACGGAGAGGAGAGACGGGTACGTTCGACAAACGCTCCATGACTATTTCATTTAAAAATTATTAAATAGGTTAATAATTTTTAAATGAAATATGGTCGTTATGGACATAAACA from Sorghum bicolor cultivar BTx623 chromosome 8, Sorghum_bicolor_NCBIv3, whole genome shotgun sequence encodes:
- the LOC110437595 gene encoding uncharacterized protein LOC110437595; this encodes MANWSATRRWVVRGFNQRPGADFGETFSPVIKPATIRTVLTLVATYGWPAHKLDVSNAFLHGNLQEHVYSQQPTSFIDSHHPDAVCLLSRSLYGLRQAPRAWFERFVGHVTSLGFIQSKADSSLFVLRQNGATAYLLLYVDDMILSASSASLLQHVIARLRDAFKVKDMGPVRHFLGINVRRNHAGFFLSQEQYAEELLDRAGMANCNTAPTPADTKPKPSTTEGQLINDATTYRSIVGSLQYLTITRPDIAYAVQQVCLHMRAPRDVLQTMQKRILRYIKGTVSLRVQLRKAPQAVITSYSDADWAGCPDTRRSTSRFGVFLGESLISWSSKR
- the LOC110437596 gene encoding uncharacterized protein LOC110437596: MLAGHRSSSFSSFNHRFGTASASFIMSVHSDSSDDGYEVAPANADRIQGISIRHHVPVILDMDEGNFGQWLLFFDSTLCKFGLQSHVRYITADEDRTGEWRMVDACVVNWILATVSKGVFDIVNRSRHDVFTLWETVVGVFQDNELQRAVYLEAELRTLQQGDMTINAYFTKLKQLADQLRDIGHPVSEPSQVLNLLRGLNPKSRYVKPVIISKSPPHTFMSARSFLILEELGADHDATAEAGQALTVSHGDRSGGSSNTNANANASNDGSSSSPASRTTTRSTNNNRNNRSDRRRGRGSGAGDGGGSSRQGNSSGPNGPWASGYNPWQGMVQA